From Ananas comosus cultivar F153 linkage group 2, ASM154086v1, whole genome shotgun sequence:
AGGTGGTTCACCACTTAAAAAAATCCCCTGTATCTTGAACCTACTACCATAGCTATTGTGGCGCCCGCACCCCTGTGCCCACAACAGATATTTTACTACCTGATTCCTGTCGTTACATTTACAATGACAATCACAACAATCTTAATGCTAACACTAGTTCAAAACGCAATTTTAACTCATccaagtaaaaaatttaacacAAGGAGCATTTGCTACATTTTCTGATCCCCAATGAGTTCGCTGACAAATTTCCTAGAATTAACCTTCTATGCCAATAGGGAATTCAATCGAATTTGAATCCCTTCGCTTTGTACATGGACGACGAAGGCAAAAGAATGCAACGCAAAGCCAATCAAACCATTGCCTAAAATAATCAAATCCTCCTCATTCTCCACCAATTCTTTTGCCTCTCAACTGTTACTCCCTCTCTCACTAAATTTCTATCTAAATTTAGAGAATCTACTACCAAGAGGAGAGGGAGTGGGAAAAGGATGAATTGGATTCatgagagggaggaggaggaggaggaggggggatgTAGAGATCGTACGGCGCCCAGATGCGGTCGAGGGGGCAGGGATTTGCGGCGTCGAGGCGATCCCACGGCTTCCCCTTCCCGCTCCAGTGCATCAAGCTGACGGGGCCAGGGTGGAGGGGTCGGCAGCTGCCGTGGACGTTGTCGCCGCCGAGGCCGTGCTGGTTCCACCTGTGATCGACGGCCTCGATCGCCCCGGCGAACACCAGAAGGAAGGGCGGCAGAGACCCCAGCTCGTAGATCCTCCGCTGCCGCTGCAGGCCCATCCACGCCTCGATCCTGCGGCGGTAGCCTGCGGCGCGCCAGCGGCGGAGGTCGACGAGCATGACGCCTGTGTTGAAGTAGCAgggggggcgggggcggcggaaGGCGCGGGGGCCGAGGGCGGGGTCGGACCAGAAGGCGGGGGTGAAGTAGCGGGTGAAGTTGGCGCGGCAGTACTCgggggcggcgacgacggcggcggaggggaggcGCGTGGCCCAGAGGCGGCGCACGTCGTCGACGGCGAGCACGTCGGAGTCGAGGTAGATGGCGCGGGGGACGCACGCGGGGAGGAGGTCGGCGAGGTAGCTGCGCGCGTAGTTGAGCGGGGACTCCAGCGCGGCGCGGACGGAGGAGGAGATGAGCCCCGCCACCAGCGACGCCTCCGCGAACCGCGGAAGCACGCCGCCGCCATTCCCCTCCTCACCCGACGATGGCGAGAAGAATAAgacgagaagaagaagaagaagaagaagcaacgcCGCAGGAGACGAAGCCATGGCCTCCGCGGCGCAGTGGTATGGAATAGCAATCgcttattcttcttcttgtttttgttttattagaAAACAAAAGATAATGCTGGGTGGTGCGATCAACGGGGGTTTTGTTTTTTGGGGGCAGGATTAAAATGGCTATGCCACAGAGGACATTCggattctctctcttcttctttccttttaaaCTCAACCGCTCTACGGTCACATCTTCGGTTGGGGATATCGAGATTACAACccgtaataattaataaataaaagaaaaaggaggacgCTCACACAGTCATACTTAAACATGTCTAGGGGCGATAAGTTAACAAGTAAATTGTGTCGTAAGCAGTAAATAGGGGGTTGGTGCAGCGGGTTGGAGTAAAGGTGGCGTGGGAAGCACACGGGTGGCGTATCTGACGTGGCGTTATCCCATTGGGTGGATATCCTTTTTGTCCATTTGTTGCGTtggataaagttaaaaaatatagcaGGCGTATCGGATGATACATATGTTTatctaatcaaattatttttgtaaaatttatcttatattttattattatttttttaaaaaaacatttttattattcttatttctcAAAATATGTTTATATGACTgagtaaatattaattagtgtGCTTTCTCATTGCGTTGGGCTTTCGATTTGGATTTGCTAAAAAGTATAGTTGGTGccgtaaattaatattttatttattttaaaaaataaataatattttcttattttttcatTTCAGAAAATGGGTAGCCAGCAGCAGGAGTACAGCTTGGCAAAAAATCCTGGGTGGGGCCCATGAAAGCCGATGAGATGACGGACTAGATGATACCAGGAATGGTATGTTTTAATCAGAACCGTCCATTTCAAGTTTCCAGTAAAATGTGGTAATTGGGTGGTACAATGGTTATTAAAGCTTTTTGTATTAGTAATTTGATGTTATAGACGAgtaaaattagtagatctatttTCATtagaaacaaattaaatttgttaaacaTCATCAAACTTAGTGAAATAACTTGAgcaaatacgatgaatttataGTTCTATTAAACATCATCTTAATTAAGTTGAAAAACTTCTAAGAAATTAGAATTTCCTGTAAATACACTTCAATTATTGTAACGACTTTGCACGTCAATTGATTGTACCGTAATTGATGCTTTGTATATTCACGAGATCTCTCGATAAGATCTTTGTAttgatttttcataattttaatttcttatacGTTTGGTGGGGAAGGTCTGGTTTTCATGTGAAGAGTGATTGCTATCCACGTTTGAAAAAATGGATGGCAATGAAAATACACCATCGACAAATTTGGaacattgtttttcttttcgtcagtaAGTGAACGACTTATTTATTTATGGCATGGAATCTATTGCTCTTTAAAATGCGATCTATGTTGGTCTAGCTCTCAAAACAAGTACTGCAACAGAGAGACATTTTCGCCAAATACAATCTATGTTGGTCTAGCTCTACATTTATGCAATACCATGATATtctccttattattattattattattattattattattatttttgagagatagatagcacgctacccgcttcgtttatttcatttagaaataaacttagctaaaaatatgaatcaattaggattcgaacttgagtctcgagtaccaaccatcaaatcttttgccacttgctctaggacgATCagttattctctttttttttttctatacatTAGATTTCACCAAGTACCTCATCCATAAAGCTGTGATTTTGATGTCCTGGGAGTGTAGTAATTGAAGACAGTATTTAtagattatctttttttttattcagataGAAAGGCAAATTGCTTTGCATCGAAAGGGTTCCTTTTTGGATCAGTATCCAAGCAGGAATAAAAATGCCATTAATGCC
This genomic window contains:
- the LOC109726136 gene encoding probable galacturonosyltransferase-like 9 is translated as MASSPAALLLLLLLLLVLFFSPSSGEEGNGGGVLPRFAEASLVAGLISSSVRAALESPLNYARSYLADLLPACVPRAIYLDSDVLAVDDVRRLWATRLPSAAVVAAPEYCRANFTRYFTPAFWSDPALGPRAFRRPRPPCYFNTGVMLVDLRRWRAAGYRRRIEAWMGLQRQRRIYELGSLPPFLLVFAGAIEAVDHRWNQHGLGGDNVHGSCRPLHPGPVSLMHWSGKGKPWDRLDAANPCPLDRIWAPYDLYIPPPPPPPPSHESNSSFSHSLSSW